A DNA window from Amycolatopsis sp. DSM 110486 contains the following coding sequences:
- a CDS encoding LUD domain-containing protein, which produces MTTSAPSFTAPASAQRLQRAATALTAHGFIVEILDDVAAARTRMTELIPEGASVLTAASETLRLSGIDDDLNSSGRYEAIKPRTLAMDRVTEADDIRRLRASPDFLVGSAAAVTETGSLVIASGSGSQLPASSGGAARAIWIVGAQKVVPDLDAALRRVEDHCLPLESERALAAYGWPSAVNRLLVLNAEPFPGRGIVVLLREAIGF; this is translated from the coding sequence ATGACCACCTCGGCTCCGTCGTTCACCGCCCCGGCTTCCGCGCAGCGCCTGCAACGCGCGGCCACCGCGCTGACGGCCCACGGCTTCATCGTCGAGATCCTCGACGACGTCGCCGCCGCCCGCACCCGCATGACCGAGCTGATCCCCGAGGGCGCCAGCGTACTCACCGCGGCCAGCGAAACGCTGCGGTTGTCCGGCATCGACGACGACCTCAACTCCAGCGGGCGGTACGAGGCGATCAAGCCCCGAACCCTGGCCATGGACCGCGTCACCGAAGCCGACGACATCCGCCGGCTGCGCGCCAGCCCCGACTTCCTCGTGGGCAGCGCCGCCGCCGTCACCGAAACCGGCTCGCTCGTGATCGCCTCCGGCAGCGGCAGCCAGCTGCCCGCGTCGTCCGGCGGCGCCGCCCGCGCGATCTGGATCGTCGGGGCGCAGAAGGTCGTGCCCGACCTGGACGCCGCCCTGCGCCGCGTCGAAGACCACTGCCTCCCGCTGGAAAGCGAGCGCGCCCTCGCGGCCTACGGCTGGCCCAGCGCCGTCAACCGGCTGCTGGTCCTCAACGCGGAACCCTTCCCGGGCCGCGGCATCGTCGTGTTACTCCGCGAAGCCATCGGGTTCTGA
- a CDS encoding acyltransferase yields the protein MTTTEIAPAPAAAPARAAHLYQLDLYRVITFALVIFMHVLGATTFPQDVVSDALEMPLHLTREAFFALTTFVLVFSYRSRPPRPMAFWRRRVPLVAVPYVVWSVLYWGYSLVTAEQPVGSVAAALRALGIEIADGTAWYHLYFLLVTLQVYLLFPVLMKLVRTLERRPWLVLGISGAVHIAVTCFLSYPPEGVEYSTVSRFFTTLLPYQFYSVLGAVAAVHFEAVQAWVRRHRWFVAGGLVVTLAVAETGYFVSVHNGLWPELASDAFRPYLVPWCVAAIAGLLLAGTRWAEAGRPGGRVVSWAVDRSFAIFLTHPLALALLSPLIAFVGDGVGAPWTTVVVYPATVALTLVLVEVLRRLPWSKALTGRPRLELKRAAETASA from the coding sequence ATGACCACGACCGAGATCGCCCCCGCACCCGCGGCGGCCCCGGCGCGGGCGGCCCACCTGTACCAGCTCGACCTGTACCGCGTGATCACCTTCGCCCTGGTGATCTTCATGCATGTGCTGGGGGCCACGACCTTCCCGCAGGACGTGGTGTCCGACGCGCTCGAGATGCCGCTGCACCTCACCCGCGAGGCGTTCTTCGCGTTGACGACATTCGTGCTCGTGTTCTCCTACCGCTCGCGCCCGCCGCGGCCGATGGCGTTCTGGCGCCGGCGGGTGCCGTTGGTCGCGGTGCCGTACGTGGTCTGGTCGGTGCTCTACTGGGGCTATTCGCTGGTCACCGCGGAGCAGCCCGTCGGCTCCGTCGCCGCGGCCCTGCGCGCGCTCGGGATCGAGATCGCCGACGGGACGGCGTGGTACCACCTGTACTTCCTGCTCGTGACGCTGCAGGTATACCTGCTGTTCCCGGTGCTGATGAAGCTGGTGCGCACGCTCGAGCGCCGGCCGTGGCTCGTGCTGGGGATCTCCGGCGCGGTGCACATCGCGGTCACGTGTTTCCTGAGCTACCCACCCGAAGGCGTGGAGTACTCGACTGTGAGCCGGTTCTTCACGACGCTGCTGCCGTACCAGTTCTACTCGGTTCTCGGCGCCGTCGCGGCCGTGCACTTCGAGGCCGTGCAGGCGTGGGTGCGGCGGCACCGGTGGTTCGTGGCCGGCGGGCTCGTGGTCACCCTCGCCGTGGCCGAGACGGGCTACTTCGTCAGTGTCCACAACGGACTGTGGCCGGAGCTGGCGAGCGACGCGTTCCGGCCCTACCTCGTGCCGTGGTGCGTCGCGGCCATCGCGGGCCTGCTCCTCGCGGGCACGCGCTGGGCGGAGGCGGGCCGGCCCGGCGGCCGGGTGGTGTCGTGGGCGGTGGACCGGTCGTTCGCGATCTTCCTGACGCACCCGCTCGCCCTGGCGCTGCTGAGTCCCCTGATCGCGTTCGTCGGCGACGGCGTGGGGGCGCCGTGGACGACCGTGGTCGTCTACCCGGCCACGGTGGCGCTGACGCTGGTGCTCGTCGAGGTGCTGCGGCGGCTGCCGTGGAGCAAAGCACTGACGGGCCGGCCGCGCCTGGAGCTCAAGCGGGCGGCTGAAACCGCTTCCGCCTAA
- a CDS encoding ScpA family protein — protein sequence MDEPASAEQPEPDAAAPGTETPIQQETPSPDETPSQDETAGQGETATAEETPGQEEKPVEHETVHGGTIPEGYAEELSTSKFKVRLKNFEGPFDLLLQLISQHQLDVTEVALHTVTDDFIAYTRALGSDWNLDETTEFLVIAATLLDLKAARLLPSAEVENEDDLALLEARDLLFARVLQYRAYKQVAALFGELEQGALRRYPRSVALEERYVGLLPEVMLGVTPPKFADIAVTVFKPKPPPTVSLAHLHMGHVSVREHAALLRLKLAEVGQATFKELVEDCEYTVEIVARFLALLELYRESTVQFEQLEALAELHVRWTGGSVAEASAAAAHDRTAADEEEYG from the coding sequence ATGGACGAACCGGCATCGGCCGAGCAGCCGGAGCCGGACGCCGCGGCCCCGGGTACCGAGACGCCGATCCAGCAGGAAACCCCCAGCCCGGACGAGACTCCGAGCCAGGACGAGACGGCGGGCCAGGGCGAAACTGCGACGGCGGAGGAAACGCCGGGCCAGGAGGAGAAGCCCGTCGAGCACGAGACCGTGCACGGCGGGACGATCCCGGAGGGCTACGCCGAGGAGCTCAGCACCTCGAAGTTCAAGGTGCGCCTGAAGAACTTCGAGGGGCCGTTCGACCTGCTGCTGCAGCTGATCTCGCAGCACCAGCTCGACGTCACCGAGGTCGCGCTGCACACGGTCACCGACGACTTCATCGCCTACACGCGCGCACTCGGGTCCGACTGGAACCTCGACGAGACCACGGAGTTCCTGGTCATCGCCGCGACCCTGCTGGACCTCAAGGCCGCGCGGCTGCTGCCCTCGGCGGAAGTGGAGAACGAGGACGACCTCGCGCTCCTGGAGGCCCGCGACCTGCTCTTCGCGCGCGTGCTGCAGTACCGCGCGTACAAGCAGGTGGCGGCGCTGTTCGGCGAGCTGGAGCAAGGCGCGCTGCGGCGCTACCCGCGCTCGGTGGCGCTGGAGGAGCGTTATGTCGGGCTGCTGCCCGAGGTGATGCTCGGCGTGACGCCGCCGAAGTTCGCGGACATCGCCGTCACGGTCTTCAAACCGAAGCCGCCGCCGACGGTGTCGCTCGCGCACCTGCACATGGGCCACGTGTCCGTGCGCGAGCACGCGGCGCTGCTGCGGCTGAAGCTCGCGGAGGTGGGGCAGGCCACGTTCAAGGAGCTCGTGGAGGACTGCGAGTACACCGTGGAGATCGTCGCGCGGTTCCTCGCGCTGCTGGAGCTGTACCGCGAGTCGACGGTGCAGTTCGAGCAGCTCGAGGCGCTCGCCGAGCTCCACGTGCGCTGGACCGGCGGCAGCGTCGCGGAGGCCTCGGCCGCCGCGGCCCACGACCGCACGGCGGCCGACGAAGAGGAGTACGGGTGA
- a CDS encoding CTP synthase, translating into MGHQSRATKFVFVTGGVASSLGKGLTASSLGQLLTARGLRVTMQKLDPYLNVDPGTMNPFQHGEVFVTDDGAETDLDIGHYERFLDRDLDGKANVTTGQVYSEVIAKERRGEYLGDTVQVIPHITDEIKSRITAAAGPDEHGNTPDVVITEVGGTVGDIESLPFLEACRQVRHDVGRDHCFFLHVSLVPYLAPSGELKTKPTQHSVAALRNIGIQPDALVCRADREIPEDLKRKIGLMCDVDSEAVIACPDARSIYDIPKVLHGEALDAYVVRRLGLPFRDVDWTVWGDLLNRVHNPSETVRIAVVGKYIDLPDAYLSVTEALRAGGFAHRAKVEIVWVASDDAQTASGAASVLSDVDGVLIPGGFGIRGIEGKVGAIEYARTRGVPLLGLCLGLQCMVIEGARHLAGIADANSAEFDEDTEHAVISTMADQRDVVAGERDMGGTMRLGAYPAKLKPGSQVAKAYGSTEVSERHRHRYEVNNAYRKQLSDAGLVFSGTSPDDHLVEFVELPADVHPFFVGTQAHPELKSRPTRPHPLFSAFVKAVVDRKVAERLPVELAEAPVAAR; encoded by the coding sequence GTGGGACATCAGTCGCGGGCTACCAAGTTTGTCTTTGTCACCGGAGGCGTCGCCTCCTCTCTGGGTAAGGGATTGACGGCCTCGAGCCTCGGCCAGCTCCTTACCGCACGCGGGCTTCGCGTCACGATGCAGAAGCTCGACCCCTATCTCAACGTCGACCCTGGGACGATGAACCCGTTCCAGCACGGTGAGGTGTTCGTCACCGACGATGGTGCGGAGACGGATCTCGACATCGGGCACTACGAGCGGTTCCTCGACCGGGACCTCGACGGCAAGGCCAACGTCACGACCGGCCAGGTCTACTCGGAGGTCATCGCCAAGGAACGCCGCGGCGAGTACCTCGGCGACACGGTGCAGGTCATCCCGCACATCACGGACGAGATCAAGTCGCGCATCACCGCCGCGGCCGGTCCGGATGAGCACGGGAACACCCCGGACGTGGTCATCACCGAGGTCGGCGGCACGGTGGGCGACATCGAGTCGCTGCCGTTCCTCGAGGCGTGCCGCCAGGTGCGTCACGACGTCGGGCGGGATCACTGCTTCTTCCTGCACGTGTCGCTCGTGCCCTACCTCGCGCCGTCGGGTGAGCTCAAGACCAAGCCGACCCAGCACTCCGTTGCCGCGCTGCGCAACATCGGCATCCAGCCCGACGCGCTGGTCTGCCGGGCCGACCGGGAGATCCCCGAGGACCTCAAGCGCAAGATCGGCCTGATGTGCGACGTCGACTCGGAGGCGGTCATCGCCTGCCCGGACGCGCGCTCGATCTACGACATCCCCAAGGTGCTGCACGGCGAGGCGCTCGACGCCTACGTGGTGCGCCGCCTGGGGCTGCCGTTCCGCGATGTCGACTGGACGGTGTGGGGCGACCTGCTCAACCGGGTGCACAACCCGAGCGAGACGGTGCGGATCGCCGTGGTCGGCAAGTACATCGACCTGCCCGACGCGTACCTGTCGGTCACCGAGGCCCTGCGCGCGGGCGGGTTCGCCCACCGCGCCAAGGTCGAGATCGTGTGGGTCGCCTCGGACGACGCGCAGACCGCGTCGGGCGCCGCTTCGGTGCTGTCCGATGTGGACGGCGTGCTGATCCCCGGTGGGTTCGGCATCCGCGGCATCGAGGGCAAGGTCGGCGCCATCGAGTACGCGCGCACGCGCGGCGTGCCGCTGCTCGGGCTGTGCCTCGGCCTGCAGTGCATGGTCATCGAAGGCGCGCGGCACCTGGCGGGCATCGCGGACGCCAACTCGGCGGAGTTCGACGAGGACACCGAGCACGCGGTGATCTCGACGATGGCCGACCAGCGTGACGTGGTCGCGGGCGAGCGGGACATGGGCGGCACGATGCGCCTGGGCGCGTACCCGGCGAAACTCAAGCCGGGCTCGCAGGTCGCGAAGGCGTACGGCAGCACCGAGGTCTCCGAGCGCCACCGTCACCGCTACGAGGTCAACAACGCCTACCGCAAGCAGCTCTCCGACGCCGGGCTCGTGTTCTCCGGCACCTCGCCCGACGACCACCTGGTCGAGTTCGTGGAGCTGCCGGCCGACGTGCACCCGTTCTTCGTCGGCACGCAGGCGCACCCGGAGCTCAAGAGCCGCCCGACGCGGCCGCACCCGCTCTTCAGTGCGTTCGTGAAGGCCGTGGTGGACCGCAAGGTCGCCGAGCGGCTGCCGGTGGAGCTCGCCGAGGCGCCCGTGGCGGCCCGGTGA
- a CDS encoding cobyrinic acid a,c-diamide synthase, whose product MSRRASLPGASELFRLTSSPVSPALDRPAAPAPAEPLPRKSEDADQLSRAAARSGSGRTKHDAKITVYVAGDELLAMEQTRLNLRAKHNLVVDRGRLVREAVAVLIADFDQRGEDSVLVQRLQAMEEEGGTEG is encoded by the coding sequence GTGAGCAGGCGCGCTTCCCTGCCCGGAGCGTCGGAACTCTTCCGCCTCACCTCCAGCCCTGTCAGCCCGGCACTCGACCGGCCGGCGGCGCCCGCACCGGCCGAACCGCTCCCGAGGAAGAGCGAGGACGCCGACCAGCTCAGCCGCGCCGCGGCGCGCAGCGGCTCCGGCCGCACGAAGCACGACGCGAAGATCACGGTGTACGTCGCGGGCGACGAGCTGCTCGCGATGGAGCAGACCCGGCTGAACCTGCGGGCCAAGCACAACCTCGTGGTCGACCGCGGCCGCCTGGTGCGCGAGGCCGTGGCCGTGCTGATCGCGGACTTCGACCAGCGCGGCGAAGATTCGGTGCTGGTCCAGCGATTGCAGGCGATGGAAGAAGAAGGCGGAACCGAGGGCTGA
- a CDS encoding ParA family protein: protein MSTPNQPERPAASAGSAAASLSQARIATPANHDGDEPSDGPRLSRAERARLRAKEREESGIGPTGRPLREIPEPAPLDHHGPAKVLAMCNQKGGVGKTTSTINLGAALAECGRRVLLVDFDPQGALSVGLGIQPHELDQTVYNVIMERSVGIEDVLRKTRVDGVDLLPSNIDLSAAEVQLVAEVGREHTLLRVLRPVMNDYDYVLVDCQPSLGLLTVNALTAADGVIIPLECEFFSLRGVALLIDTIEKVQERLNPKLDITGILATMYDPRTLHSKEVMARVVEAFGDIVFDTVINRTVRFPETTVAGEPITTWAPKSAGAAAYRALAREVIAR from the coding sequence ATGTCGACACCGAACCAGCCGGAGCGCCCGGCCGCGTCCGCCGGTTCGGCCGCGGCTAGCCTCTCCCAGGCGCGAATCGCCACCCCCGCCAACCACGACGGGGACGAGCCGTCCGACGGCCCGCGCCTGAGCCGCGCCGAGAGAGCCCGGCTGCGCGCGAAGGAGCGCGAAGAGAGCGGCATCGGTCCCACGGGCCGGCCGCTGCGCGAGATCCCCGAACCCGCGCCGCTCGACCACCACGGTCCGGCCAAGGTGCTCGCGATGTGCAACCAGAAGGGCGGCGTCGGCAAGACCACGTCGACCATCAACCTGGGTGCGGCGCTCGCCGAGTGCGGGCGCCGCGTGCTGCTCGTGGACTTCGACCCGCAGGGCGCCCTGTCGGTGGGTCTCGGCATCCAGCCGCACGAGCTGGACCAGACGGTCTACAACGTCATCATGGAGCGCTCCGTCGGCATCGAGGACGTGCTCCGCAAAACCCGCGTCGACGGCGTTGACCTGCTGCCGAGCAACATCGACCTGTCCGCGGCCGAGGTCCAGCTCGTCGCAGAGGTAGGGCGCGAACACACGTTGTTACGGGTCCTTCGTCCGGTCATGAACGACTACGACTATGTTCTTGTCGACTGCCAGCCCTCGCTCGGCCTGTTGACGGTGAACGCATTGACCGCTGCGGACGGTGTGATCATCCCCCTGGAGTGCGAGTTCTTCAGTCTGCGAGGCGTCGCGCTCCTGATCGACACGATCGAGAAGGTGCAGGAACGCCTCAACCCCAAACTGGACATCACGGGGATTCTCGCCACGATGTACGACCCGAGAACCCTGCACTCGAAGGAGGTCATGGCTCGCGTGGTGGAGGCATTCGGCGACATCGTGTTCGACACGGTGATCAACCGCACCGTGCGGTTCCCCGAGACGACAGTCGCGGGTGAGCCGATCACGACCTGGGCCCCCAAGTCGGCCGGCGCGGCAGCCTATCGCGCGCTGGCTCGCGAGGTGATCGCTCGGTGA
- the aroA gene encoding 3-phosphoshikimate 1-carboxyvinyltransferase, producing MTDAHKDDHADHWAAPVAAAALDARVRVPGSKSITNRAYVLAALAGAPTRVRVPLDSRDTRLMLGALASLGARSEETADGFLVHPLGAGGSSHGEPVEVTLGNAGTVARFTPALAALGDSPVLFDGDEAIRRRPIGPLLAALRRLGVRIDDDGRGAPPFTVHGDGGVRGGTVDLDSSASSQFLSALLLAGPSFDRGVTVRLVGDAPPSEPHIAMTLDMLHRFGATVEREGAEFHVAPAKLSCPEYVVEPDLSTAAPFVAAAVAAGGTVRVAGWPSTTTQPGDWLRSFLPALGASVRLEDGGLAVTGGSHIPGVELDLHEVGELTPVVAALLCFADGPSVISGVAHLRGHETDRITALATELSALGGDVSETDDGLRITPAPLHGGVFHTYDDHRLVMAAAVLGLRVPGIRVENPATVGKTFPAFVETWTGMLGSSQ from the coding sequence GTGACGGATGCGCACAAGGACGACCACGCCGACCACTGGGCCGCACCGGTCGCGGCGGCGGCACTCGACGCGCGGGTGCGCGTCCCGGGCTCGAAGTCGATCACGAACCGCGCCTACGTGCTGGCTGCCCTCGCGGGCGCGCCGACGCGGGTGCGCGTGCCGCTCGACTCGCGCGACACGCGGCTCATGCTCGGCGCGCTGGCCTCGCTGGGTGCCCGGTCGGAGGAGACGGCCGACGGCTTCCTCGTCCACCCCCTCGGCGCAGGCGGCAGCAGCCACGGCGAGCCGGTCGAGGTCACGCTCGGCAACGCCGGCACCGTCGCCCGCTTCACGCCCGCGCTCGCCGCGCTCGGCGACTCCCCCGTGCTCTTCGACGGCGACGAGGCCATCCGCCGTCGCCCGATCGGCCCGCTGCTGGCCGCGCTGCGCCGCCTCGGGGTGCGCATCGACGACGACGGCCGCGGCGCCCCGCCCTTCACGGTCCACGGCGACGGCGGGGTCCGCGGTGGCACGGTCGACCTCGACTCGTCGGCCTCGAGCCAGTTCCTCTCCGCGCTGCTGCTGGCCGGTCCGTCCTTCGACCGCGGCGTGACCGTGCGCCTGGTCGGCGACGCGCCGCCGAGCGAGCCGCACATCGCGATGACGCTCGACATGCTGCACCGCTTCGGCGCCACCGTGGAGCGCGAAGGCGCGGAGTTCCACGTCGCGCCGGCGAAGCTGTCGTGCCCCGAGTACGTCGTGGAACCGGACCTGTCCACGGCCGCGCCGTTCGTGGCCGCCGCCGTGGCCGCGGGCGGCACCGTGCGCGTCGCGGGCTGGCCGAGCACCACGACCCAGCCCGGCGACTGGCTGCGCAGCTTCCTGCCGGCGCTCGGCGCGTCGGTCCGGCTCGAGGACGGCGGCCTCGCCGTCACCGGCGGCTCGCACATCCCGGGGGTCGAGCTCGACCTGCACGAGGTCGGCGAGCTGACCCCGGTGGTCGCCGCGCTGCTGTGCTTCGCCGACGGCCCGTCGGTGATCAGCGGCGTCGCGCACCTGCGTGGCCACGAGACCGACCGGATCACAGCACTGGCCACGGAGCTGTCGGCACTGGGCGGCGACGTGTCCGAAACGGACGACGGCCTGCGCATCACGCCGGCCCCGCTGCACGGCGGCGTCTTCCACACCTACGACGACCACCGCCTCGTCATGGCCGCGGCCGTGCTGGGCCTGCGCGTGCCCGGCATCCGCGTCGAAAACCCCGCCACGGTGGGGAAAACGTTCCCGGCGTTCGTCGAGACGTGGACCGGGATGCTCGGCTCGAGCCAGTAG
- a CDS encoding class I SAM-dependent methyltransferase, which produces MGDRDDPADGWFPESVAAGYDDPGGANAPEVVTPAVDVLEELADGAVLEFAVGTGRIAAPLAARGVRVSGIELSRAMAARIASKPGGDAVAVTIGDMTSARVAGEFSLVCLVFNTIGNVTTQDAQVDVFRNAAAHLRPGGLFLVEVGLPDLRRLPPGQDTVPFAVALDHEGAGYVGFDQYDVVTQEFTSNHLTVSPDGTGRFRRIPFRYVWPAELDLMARIAEMKPKYRWADWDRSELTAGSTKHVSVWEKG; this is translated from the coding sequence ATGGGCGATCGAGACGATCCGGCCGACGGCTGGTTCCCGGAGAGTGTGGCCGCGGGGTACGACGATCCGGGTGGCGCGAACGCGCCTGAAGTGGTGACACCCGCGGTGGATGTCCTCGAGGAGCTGGCCGACGGCGCCGTGCTCGAATTCGCCGTCGGGACCGGGCGGATCGCCGCCCCGCTGGCCGCGCGCGGCGTACGAGTCAGCGGCATCGAGCTGAGCCGGGCCATGGCGGCGCGGATCGCGAGCAAGCCGGGCGGCGACGCGGTCGCCGTCACGATCGGCGACATGACGTCGGCGCGGGTGGCCGGTGAGTTCTCGCTGGTTTGCCTGGTGTTCAACACGATCGGCAACGTGACCACACAGGACGCGCAGGTCGACGTGTTCCGGAACGCGGCCGCGCATCTGCGGCCGGGCGGGCTGTTCCTCGTCGAGGTGGGACTGCCGGATCTGCGCCGCCTGCCGCCCGGGCAGGACACCGTCCCGTTCGCGGTGGCGCTCGACCACGAAGGCGCCGGCTACGTGGGGTTCGACCAGTACGACGTCGTGACCCAGGAGTTCACCTCGAACCACCTCACCGTGTCACCGGACGGAACGGGGCGGTTTCGCCGCATCCCCTTCCGGTACGTCTGGCCGGCCGAGCTGGACCTCATGGCCCGCATCGCCGAGATGAAACCGAAGTACCGCTGGGCGGACTGGGATCGTTCGGAGCTCACGGCCGGCAGCACCAAGCACGTATCGGTCTGGGAGAAGGGCTGA
- a CDS encoding NUDIX domain-containing protein: MTEPGTHEFTVAGTRVVHIGRVVGLRVDEVVMPGGGTANREVVEHLGAVAILTLDGSGVDAAVTMVHQYRHPLGRRLWELPAGLIDKPGENPVDAAKRELVEEVGLAADEWSTLVDVAASPGFTDEVVRVFLARGLSEVDREVLGEEEADLVVKKFPLAEAVAMALSGEVVNGATVSGVLAAHAVVTGAAKARPADAPWRDRPTRFARRRAEG, encoded by the coding sequence GTGACCGAGCCCGGCACGCACGAGTTCACGGTCGCCGGCACCCGGGTCGTCCACATCGGACGCGTCGTCGGCCTGCGGGTCGACGAGGTGGTGATGCCCGGCGGCGGGACGGCGAATCGCGAGGTCGTGGAGCACCTCGGTGCCGTCGCGATCCTCACGCTCGACGGCAGCGGTGTCGATGCCGCGGTGACGATGGTCCACCAGTACCGGCACCCGCTCGGGCGCCGGCTGTGGGAGCTGCCGGCGGGTCTGATCGACAAGCCGGGGGAGAACCCCGTCGACGCGGCGAAGCGCGAGCTCGTGGAAGAGGTCGGGCTGGCGGCGGACGAGTGGTCGACGCTGGTGGACGTGGCCGCCTCGCCAGGGTTCACCGACGAGGTGGTGCGGGTGTTCCTCGCCCGCGGCCTGTCCGAAGTGGACCGTGAGGTGCTCGGCGAGGAGGAGGCCGACCTCGTGGTGAAGAAGTTCCCGCTCGCCGAAGCCGTCGCCATGGCGCTCTCGGGTGAGGTGGTGAACGGCGCGACCGTCTCGGGTGTGCTGGCCGCCCACGCGGTGGTCACCGGCGCGGCGAAGGCCCGCCCGGCCGACGCGCCGTGGCGGGACCGGCCCACTCGCTTCGCCCGGCGCCGAGCGGAAGGCTGA
- the sigJ gene encoding RNA polymerase sigma factor SigJ, which translates to MTTPPEPGLSAIMSERRHLTNLAYRLLGSLAEAEDAVQETYARWYALSREQQDAVESPGAWLTTVASRICLNLLGSARARRETYVGEWIPEPLPGPTEWPGRAGSADPADRVTLDESVGMAFLVVLESMTPAERVAFILHDVFRYSFPEVAGIVGRTPAACRQLASSARRRVRAAQAPASPAARHASVVRDFKQAWEAKDITALIGVLDPEATAIADGGGRALTFLHPIEGAEQIARAWIELAHRALGTTTLAERTVNGQPGLVAQRDGTTQTVYAFDVADDRIKHIWVIRNPEKLRPWLTD; encoded by the coding sequence ATGACCACCCCACCCGAGCCGGGCCTGAGCGCGATCATGAGCGAGCGCCGGCACCTGACCAACCTCGCCTACCGGCTGCTCGGCTCCCTGGCCGAGGCCGAGGACGCCGTGCAGGAGACCTATGCCCGCTGGTACGCGCTGTCGCGGGAGCAGCAGGACGCCGTCGAGTCTCCCGGCGCGTGGCTGACGACGGTCGCCAGCCGCATCTGCCTCAACCTGCTCGGCTCGGCGCGGGCCCGGCGGGAGACCTACGTGGGCGAATGGATCCCCGAGCCGCTGCCCGGGCCCACGGAGTGGCCCGGCCGAGCCGGTAGCGCCGACCCGGCCGATCGGGTCACCCTCGACGAGTCGGTCGGCATGGCCTTCCTCGTCGTGCTCGAGTCGATGACCCCGGCCGAGCGCGTGGCGTTCATCCTGCACGACGTGTTCCGCTACTCGTTCCCCGAAGTGGCCGGGATCGTCGGCCGTACGCCGGCGGCCTGCCGGCAGCTGGCTTCCTCGGCCCGCCGCCGCGTCCGCGCGGCGCAGGCACCCGCGAGCCCGGCGGCCCGGCACGCGAGCGTCGTCAGGGACTTCAAGCAGGCGTGGGAAGCGAAGGACATCACCGCGCTGATCGGCGTGCTCGATCCCGAGGCGACGGCGATCGCCGACGGTGGCGGACGCGCCCTGACCTTCCTGCACCCCATCGAAGGCGCCGAGCAGATCGCGCGGGCCTGGATCGAGCTCGCCCACCGCGCGCTCGGGACCACGACGCTGGCGGAACGCACGGTCAACGGTCAGCCCGGTCTCGTGGCCCAGCGGGACGGAACCACGCAGACGGTGTACGCGTTCGACGTCGCGGACGATCGGATCAAGCACATCTGGGTGATCCGCAACCCCGAGAAACTCCGGCCCTGGCTGACGGACTGA
- the xerD gene encoding site-specific tyrosine recombinase XerD produces the protein MIAAYLDHLVVERGTARNTLDSYARDLRRYAAHLAAADVTRFPDVTAAHVTSFGAALREGDEEHRPLAASSAARALVAVRGLHKFAHADGITEHDPAREVRPPAAAKRLPKALPVTDVLKLLETPPPDGERALRDRALLELLYSTGARISEAVGLDVDDVDDVDRTVLLDGKGGKQRLVPIGRPAVEALHAYLVRARPVLAAHGRGTSAMFLNARGSRLSRQSAWQVLKDTAERAGITADVSPHTLRHSFATHLLEGGADVRVVQELLGHASVTTTQVYTLVTVNTLREVYATAHPRALG, from the coding sequence GTGATCGCCGCGTACCTGGACCACCTCGTGGTCGAGCGCGGCACCGCCCGCAACACGCTCGACAGCTACGCCCGCGACCTGCGGCGGTACGCCGCGCACCTCGCCGCCGCGGACGTCACGCGGTTCCCGGACGTGACGGCGGCGCACGTCACGTCGTTCGGCGCGGCCCTGCGCGAAGGCGACGAGGAGCACCGGCCGCTCGCCGCGTCCTCGGCCGCGCGGGCGCTGGTCGCCGTGCGCGGGCTGCACAAGTTCGCCCACGCCGACGGCATCACCGAGCACGACCCCGCGCGCGAGGTCCGCCCGCCTGCCGCGGCGAAGAGGCTGCCCAAGGCGCTGCCCGTGACCGACGTCCTCAAGCTGCTCGAGACCCCGCCGCCCGACGGCGAGCGCGCGCTGCGCGACCGGGCGCTGCTCGAACTGCTCTACTCCACCGGCGCCCGGATCTCCGAAGCCGTCGGGCTCGACGTGGACGACGTCGACGACGTCGACCGCACCGTGCTGCTCGACGGCAAGGGCGGCAAACAGCGGCTCGTCCCGATCGGCCGGCCCGCGGTCGAGGCGCTGCACGCGTACCTCGTGCGGGCGCGCCCGGTGCTCGCGGCGCACGGGCGCGGCACGTCCGCGATGTTCCTCAACGCCCGCGGCAGCAGGCTGTCCCGCCAGAGCGCGTGGCAGGTCCTCAAGGACACCGCCGAACGCGCGGGGATCACCGCCGACGTCTCGCCGCACACCCTGCGCCACTCGTTCGCCACGCACCTGCTCGAAGGCGGTGCCGACGTGCGCGTCGTGCAGGAGCTGCTGGGCCACGCCTCGGTGACGACGACGCAGGTCTACACGCTCGTCACGGTCAACACGCTGCGCGAGGTCTACGCCACGGCGCACCCGCGCGCGCTGGGCTGA